The Papio anubis isolate 15944 chromosome 5, Panubis1.0, whole genome shotgun sequence genome has a segment encoding these proteins:
- the CCDC152 gene encoding coiled-coil domain-containing protein 152 — MPRREPGDPAFRTESEFLRGGEEGRRDMDQSSEGCMKKISSVNLDKLINDFSQIEKKMIETNGKNNILDIQLEKTNCLLKVMQAKEVSIKEG, encoded by the exons ATGCCGCGGAGGGAGCCAGGGGACCCAGCCTTCAGGACTGAGAGTGAATTCTTGAGGGGAGgcgaggagggaagaagag ACATGGACCAAAGCAGTGAAGGATGTATGAAAAAGATTAGCAGTGTGAATCTTGACAAACTTATTAATGACTTCTCACAGATAGAAAAG AAAATGATAGAAACCAATGGAAAGAACAATATACTGGATATTCAGTTGGAAAAGACAAACTGTCTATTAAAAGTAATGCAAGCAAAGGAGGTCTCAATTAAAGAAGGTTAG